A genomic window from Klebsiella quasipneumoniae subsp. quasipneumoniae includes:
- a CDS encoding C40 family peptidase produces MRQKTIKAIQEHAAAEYPREACGLVAQRGRAERYFPCRNLSTESKDNFVLAPEDYAEVEEWGTITGIVHSHPDATTQPSELDKAQCDATLLPWHIISWPEGDLRTIHPRGELPLLERPFVLGHYDCWGLVMSYFRQTHGIELHDYRVDYPWWEKEYPDNFYQDCWYECGFREFDGPPQPGDMVIMQVQADKWNHAGILLEGNLLLHHLYGHLSKRVPYGGYWMERTMKVVRYKSLC; encoded by the coding sequence ATGCGTCAGAAAACGATTAAGGCCATCCAGGAACATGCGGCCGCAGAATATCCGCGCGAGGCCTGCGGCCTCGTCGCCCAGAGGGGCCGAGCGGAGCGTTATTTCCCCTGCCGGAACCTGTCCACAGAGTCGAAAGATAATTTTGTGCTGGCGCCGGAGGATTATGCAGAGGTTGAGGAATGGGGAACGATCACCGGTATTGTTCACAGCCATCCTGATGCCACCACCCAGCCGAGCGAACTGGATAAAGCGCAATGCGACGCGACCCTTCTCCCCTGGCATATTATCAGCTGGCCAGAAGGCGATCTCCGTACCATCCACCCGCGTGGTGAGTTGCCGCTCCTCGAGCGACCATTCGTGCTGGGCCACTACGATTGCTGGGGCCTGGTGATGAGCTATTTTCGGCAAACCCACGGCATCGAGCTGCACGATTACCGCGTCGATTATCCGTGGTGGGAAAAGGAGTATCCGGACAATTTTTATCAGGACTGCTGGTATGAATGCGGGTTCCGTGAGTTTGATGGCCCACCACAACCGGGTGATATGGTGATCATGCAGGTGCAGGCGGATAAGTGGAACCACGCCGGGATTCTGCTGGAAGGGAACCTGCTGCTGCATCACCTCTATGGCCATCTCAGCAAGCGCGTGCCGTATGGTGGGTACTGGATGGAAAGGACAATGAAGGTCGTTCGGTATAAGTCTCTATGTTAA
- a CDS encoding phage minor tail protein L, with amino-acid sequence MSLNANYQKLEPGDEVRLLEIDGQAFGLDEVLYFHGYNVPHTAAEILAAGGDLDKLPAKSIWWQGREYKAWPCEIEGIESSTTGSDAQPTLRVGNIDGKISALCLHYDDLALARVVIHDTQKQYLDAKNFPDGNASADPTQEKRRLFFIDVKHYEDDEKVEFTLSSPFALQGMMIPTRQLHAICTWCIRNQYRSGNGCDYVGTRYFDRNNQPVDDPSQDVCNGTLTACKLRHGENSELPFGGFPGTSLIRS; translated from the coding sequence ATGAGCCTTAACGCGAATTATCAGAAGTTAGAGCCAGGCGATGAGGTTCGTCTCCTGGAGATCGATGGCCAGGCGTTTGGCCTGGATGAGGTTTTGTATTTCCACGGCTATAACGTTCCCCATACTGCAGCCGAAATCCTCGCCGCTGGCGGCGACCTGGATAAGCTGCCGGCGAAAAGCATCTGGTGGCAGGGGCGGGAGTATAAAGCCTGGCCATGTGAAATCGAAGGGATCGAGTCCTCCACCACGGGCAGTGACGCGCAGCCAACGCTGCGGGTAGGGAACATCGACGGGAAGATATCCGCGCTCTGTCTTCATTACGACGATCTGGCTCTGGCGCGGGTTGTCATCCACGACACACAAAAACAGTATCTCGATGCGAAGAACTTCCCGGACGGGAATGCCTCAGCCGATCCGACGCAGGAGAAACGGCGCCTTTTCTTCATTGACGTAAAGCATTATGAAGACGATGAGAAGGTGGAGTTTACTCTCTCCAGCCCGTTTGCCCTGCAGGGGATGATGATCCCCACTCGCCAGCTGCATGCGATTTGCACCTGGTGTATCCGCAATCAGTACCGCAGCGGTAACGGGTGCGACTATGTCGGCACCCGGTATTTTGACAGGAACAATCAGCCAGTTGATGACCCGTCGCAGGATGTCTGCAACGGCACGCTCACGGCCTGTAAATTACGTCATGGTGAGAATAGTGAACTGCCGTTTGGCGGGTTCCCCGGCACCTCATTAATCAGGAGCTGA
- a CDS encoding phage tail protein has protein sequence MAIEIFTWSPRVNPQQTVNFRVRKAQFGDGYAQVSGDGINTRSQDWELSFVGTEDYIRPIKQFLDRHAGTRAFQWTPPLEEVGLYRCEQYKPVPLGGGNYSLSATFIQAFKP, from the coding sequence ATGGCTATTGAGATATTCACCTGGAGTCCGCGGGTTAATCCCCAGCAGACCGTTAACTTTCGTGTCCGGAAGGCGCAGTTCGGTGACGGGTATGCGCAGGTATCCGGCGATGGTATTAACACCCGATCACAGGATTGGGAGCTGAGTTTTGTCGGTACGGAGGACTATATCCGCCCGATTAAGCAGTTCCTCGACCGTCATGCCGGCACTCGCGCGTTTCAGTGGACCCCGCCTCTGGAAGAGGTGGGGCTTTACCGCTGCGAACAATACAAACCGGTGCCGTTAGGCGGCGGAAATTACTCACTTTCAGCCACTTTTATTCAGGCATTTAAACCATGA
- a CDS encoding phage tail tape measure protein: MADVASLAVGLHLNAASFKSQLLGAYGDAENQSRRFNRNAQADAKKTEDAYKKVGLSISGMASRLAGLAGAGLSIGTIVTTSRQYGQALSDLQAITGATAAEMKALDLAAQEMGRTTEYSASQAAEALKLMASAKPELLKTSDGLQKATNSALILAQAAGTTLPDATRTLALSLNQYGASAQEADRYINVLAAGAKYGSSEIVDTAAAIKNGGVAAAQAGVGFEQLNAAIQVLAEREIKGGEAGTALRNVILNLEKGTDKSLKPSVVGLSQALTNLSGKNLSTAQAVKLFGVENLNAASILVQNRSKLDELTASLTGTKTAHEQASIRVNNLNGDLLGLSSAFEGMVIKIGQSSNGPLRSGIQVATEALNSLADNFNTVSSVALYSLIPVLSTKLTAGLRENIAAWRESQAAVKARAQADADIARKTLDSTAAILKQNDAEFGHYRQMERTAKQYGMNISYQDEFTRLIRQETEQTNLASQAKLKLAAANRQMSISARAASVAVGLARGALNLIGGPFGAAMLAGSGILYFHEKAKEARQSAIDLKDAVVETSEALMRLSLNQLNVKQFDLEDQYENQVVQRNQLIKEIQDADSRIGSLKGFDPFGQLEGVTKDQTRARADLDSVNEGLRKTEENIKRVSDAKTLAQLGLSGKITSLTDDLKGALSTPPKETGDGNPWGGDGGTGTGKGSKSQVDQFKTLRQQIEEAHASSLARINLQEKDSNRELQEAAKKNGASDADLQRALLMNAENYQKQRLDLAAQYSPAQETLRKEQEASRDLAELFKARLLDEKEYQAARITLARDTAKELLQAHADEIAAPALDIAGEVDPLVSLRNQLAQRQALLQAYYQGSAISKEQYEMLMQKATKESADAQYQTSLELYRSQGEFQSMAVGLFETAHERSSNFLTSMLTRTRSFKENMADLFSSLTQSIIKNLVDMAAQALVTSSVMQTIMGVVGVGTSVVTGAAGAGSGTAIQNAASNFQFNAKGGVYDSPSLSAYSNQVYDSPQFFAFAKGAGVFGEAGPEAIMPLTRAGDGSLGVRAVGGGQNAGASEGPKVFITIEGGNTSTQAPSGFEQFGQQIGSFVEKKYRELMAQDMRPGGMVWNAVKGQR, translated from the coding sequence ATGGCAGACGTCGCATCTTTAGCGGTCGGGCTGCACCTGAACGCAGCCAGTTTTAAATCCCAGCTGCTGGGAGCGTATGGCGATGCGGAGAACCAGTCACGACGGTTCAACCGTAATGCCCAGGCGGACGCGAAAAAGACGGAGGACGCCTATAAAAAGGTCGGTCTGTCGATATCCGGGATGGCCAGCCGGCTGGCGGGGCTGGCAGGAGCCGGCCTTTCCATCGGTACGATCGTCACCACGTCCAGACAATATGGACAGGCATTATCAGACCTGCAGGCCATCACCGGTGCGACTGCTGCTGAAATGAAAGCGCTGGATCTGGCTGCGCAGGAAATGGGACGCACGACAGAGTACAGCGCCAGCCAGGCCGCCGAGGCGCTAAAGCTGATGGCGTCGGCTAAACCGGAGCTTTTAAAAACGTCCGATGGATTGCAGAAGGCTACGAACAGCGCGCTTATCCTGGCGCAGGCCGCCGGCACAACGCTGCCCGATGCGACCAGAACGCTGGCGCTCTCCTTAAACCAGTACGGGGCGAGCGCGCAGGAGGCGGATCGTTATATCAACGTGCTGGCCGCCGGCGCGAAGTACGGGTCGTCGGAGATTGTGGATACAGCGGCCGCCATTAAAAATGGTGGCGTCGCAGCCGCACAGGCCGGCGTTGGTTTTGAGCAGCTGAATGCCGCGATTCAGGTGCTGGCAGAGCGTGAAATTAAAGGCGGTGAAGCCGGCACGGCGCTGCGTAACGTCATCCTGAATCTGGAAAAGGGCACGGACAAGAGCCTCAAGCCGTCCGTGGTTGGTCTCAGCCAGGCGCTGACCAATCTTTCCGGGAAAAATCTCTCCACGGCCCAGGCCGTAAAACTGTTTGGCGTGGAGAACCTGAATGCGGCGTCTATCCTGGTCCAGAACCGTTCAAAGCTTGATGAGCTAACCGCTTCCCTGACCGGTACCAAAACGGCGCATGAGCAGGCATCCATCAGGGTTAACAACCTGAACGGCGATTTGCTGGGGCTGAGCAGTGCGTTTGAAGGGATGGTCATTAAGATCGGCCAGAGCAGTAACGGGCCACTCCGCAGCGGGATTCAGGTTGCCACGGAGGCACTGAACAGCCTGGCAGACAATTTCAACACCGTCTCCAGCGTGGCGCTTTACAGCCTGATCCCCGTGTTATCCACGAAACTGACTGCAGGGCTGCGGGAGAATATCGCGGCCTGGCGGGAAAGCCAGGCGGCGGTAAAAGCGCGGGCGCAGGCTGATGCGGATATTGCCCGCAAAACGCTGGATTCGACAGCGGCCATCCTGAAACAGAACGACGCTGAGTTTGGCCACTACCGGCAGATGGAGCGGACGGCTAAACAGTATGGGATGAATATCAGTTACCAGGATGAGTTTACCCGGCTTATCCGGCAGGAAACTGAGCAAACCAATCTGGCCAGCCAGGCGAAACTGAAACTGGCAGCGGCAAACCGGCAGATGTCGATATCGGCCCGCGCGGCTTCCGTTGCGGTGGGGCTGGCAAGAGGCGCATTAAATTTAATCGGTGGTCCTTTCGGCGCCGCGATGCTGGCCGGCTCAGGCATTCTTTACTTTCATGAGAAGGCAAAGGAAGCCCGGCAGTCAGCCATTGATTTAAAAGATGCCGTAGTCGAAACCAGTGAAGCGCTGATGCGCCTCTCGCTTAACCAGTTAAATGTGAAGCAGTTCGACCTGGAGGATCAGTACGAAAACCAGGTCGTGCAGCGTAACCAGCTGATAAAAGAGATTCAGGATGCCGACAGTCGTATCGGCAGCCTGAAAGGGTTTGACCCCTTCGGCCAGCTGGAAGGGGTGACAAAAGACCAGACGCGGGCACGGGCGGATCTCGATAGCGTTAACGAGGGACTCCGCAAAACCGAGGAAAACATTAAGCGTGTCAGTGATGCAAAAACACTGGCTCAGCTGGGTTTATCGGGAAAAATAACCTCCCTTACGGACGATCTGAAAGGAGCGTTAAGCACGCCCCCCAAAGAGACCGGAGATGGAAATCCCTGGGGCGGCGATGGCGGTACCGGCACGGGGAAAGGCAGTAAGTCCCAGGTCGACCAGTTCAAAACGCTACGGCAGCAAATTGAAGAAGCCCATGCATCCAGCCTGGCCAGAATTAACCTGCAGGAAAAGGACAGCAACAGGGAGCTGCAGGAAGCGGCGAAGAAAAATGGCGCCAGTGATGCTGACCTGCAGCGCGCGCTGTTAATGAATGCAGAGAACTACCAGAAACAACGACTGGATCTGGCTGCGCAGTATTCCCCCGCCCAGGAAACTCTGCGAAAAGAGCAGGAAGCCAGCCGGGACCTGGCTGAGCTTTTCAAAGCCCGCCTTCTTGATGAAAAAGAGTACCAGGCCGCACGAATAACGCTGGCCAGAGATACTGCGAAAGAGCTGCTGCAGGCGCATGCCGATGAAATCGCTGCGCCGGCACTGGATATCGCCGGCGAAGTTGATCCACTTGTCTCGCTGCGCAATCAGCTTGCGCAGCGGCAGGCATTGCTGCAGGCGTACTACCAGGGCAGCGCGATCAGCAAAGAACAGTACGAAATGCTGATGCAGAAGGCGACGAAAGAATCCGCCGATGCGCAGTATCAGACGTCACTGGAGTTATACCGATCACAGGGAGAATTCCAGAGCATGGCCGTCGGGTTATTTGAAACGGCCCATGAGCGCTCAAGCAACTTCCTGACGAGCATGCTGACGCGGACGAGAAGCTTTAAGGAGAATATGGCTGACCTGTTTTCCTCGCTCACGCAGTCGATCATAAAAAACCTCGTTGATATGGCCGCTCAGGCGCTGGTCACCAGTTCCGTCATGCAAACCATTATGGGCGTGGTGGGCGTCGGGACCAGCGTTGTCACGGGCGCTGCGGGCGCAGGCTCGGGGACGGCGATCCAGAATGCCGCCAGTAACTTCCAGTTCAACGCCAAAGGCGGCGTTTACGACTCGCCGTCGCTGAGCGCATACAGCAACCAGGTCTACGACTCTCCGCAGTTCTTCGCCTTCGCAAAAGGGGCCGGCGTATTTGGCGAGGCCGGGCCGGAGGCCATCATGCCGCTGACGCGTGCCGGCGATGGTTCGCTGGGTGTACGCGCTGTCGGTGGTGGTCAGAACGCCGGCGCGTCGGAAGGGCCAAAAGTCTTTATCACGATTGAAGGCGGAAACACCTCAACGCAGGCGCCGTCTGGTTTTGAGCAGTTTGGCCAGCAGATCGGCTCGTTTGTGGAGAAAAAATACAGGGAGCTGATGGCGCAGGATATGCGCCCTGGCGGGATGGTCTGGAATGCAGTTAAAGGGCAACGTTGA
- a CDS encoding phage tail protein, which translates to MKDKDYLSTLKSALLKSEPTVIKTELFGATVFIRRLTGDYLISYEEKMAETAKAGAAREASEQVIQIVIDALVQPDGTAIPDEFKPTAAELLKAHENPELLAAVEKVKQHAIGKLEEAEKN; encoded by the coding sequence GTGAAAGATAAAGATTACCTGTCCACGCTGAAATCCGCGTTGCTTAAATCGGAGCCAACCGTCATTAAAACCGAGTTATTTGGCGCCACCGTATTCATCCGCCGCCTGACCGGGGATTACCTCATCAGCTACGAAGAGAAAATGGCTGAAACCGCAAAAGCTGGCGCAGCGCGCGAGGCATCGGAGCAAGTCATTCAGATCGTCATCGATGCACTGGTTCAGCCGGATGGAACGGCCATTCCGGATGAATTTAAACCCACGGCAGCCGAGCTGCTGAAGGCCCATGAAAACCCCGAACTGCTGGCCGCTGTGGAAAAAGTGAAGCAACACGCAATCGGCAAGCTGGAGGAAGCGGAAAAAAACTGA
- a CDS encoding major tail shaft subunit produces the protein MADKTSPEYAMLPAGTIVKYGEPGAATSALKPLINCKALGAMGQTGGFVDCTTLLDKQKQSISDLPDGPEKSLGFIDDPGNTDFAALLNAAEARKTIQLYVELPNKRTATMLLALSGWQMNEIAAPANEVIQITVQGKQNKITWGTVAVSGGA, from the coding sequence ATGGCTGATAAAACTTCGCCTGAATATGCGATGTTGCCGGCGGGCACCATTGTGAAATACGGGGAGCCTGGCGCTGCCACGTCAGCGCTGAAACCGCTGATTAACTGTAAAGCGCTGGGTGCAATGGGGCAGACGGGGGGCTTTGTCGACTGCACCACGTTACTGGATAAGCAGAAACAGTCCATCAGCGATCTGCCTGACGGGCCTGAAAAGTCGCTGGGCTTCATTGATGATCCGGGCAATACCGATTTTGCCGCGCTGCTGAACGCAGCAGAGGCCCGCAAGACCATCCAGTTATACGTCGAATTACCCAACAAGCGAACAGCGACGATGCTCCTGGCGCTGTCCGGGTGGCAGATGAATGAAATCGCCGCTCCGGCGAATGAGGTCATCCAGATCACTGTTCAGGGTAAACAGAACAAGATCACCTGGGGAACCGTCGCTGTCTCCGGCGGCGCCTGA
- a CDS encoding HK97-gp10 family putative phage morphogenesis protein, translating to MEVKGLDELERQLMALGEKVATKVLRDAGREALKVVEEDMKQHAGFDETSAGPHMRDSIKIRSSTRKGKGNAVVTLRVGPSKQHHMKALAQEFGTVKQVADPFIRPALDYNLQTVLRVLTVEIRNGIENR from the coding sequence ATGGAAGTTAAAGGGCTGGATGAGCTGGAGCGGCAGTTAATGGCCCTGGGCGAAAAAGTGGCGACGAAGGTATTGCGGGATGCCGGGCGCGAAGCGCTAAAGGTCGTCGAGGAAGATATGAAGCAGCATGCCGGCTTTGACGAAACGTCTGCCGGGCCGCACATGCGGGACTCAATCAAAATCCGCTCTTCCACCCGCAAGGGTAAAGGGAACGCGGTTGTAACGCTCCGTGTTGGCCCCAGCAAGCAGCACCATATGAAGGCGCTGGCGCAGGAGTTTGGCACGGTTAAACAGGTTGCAGACCCCTTTATCCGACCCGCCCTGGATTACAACCTCCAGACCGTTTTGCGCGTGTTAACCGTGGAAATCCGAAACGGCATTGAAAACAGGTAG
- a CDS encoding head-tail adaptor protein: MSLKPGDMNCRIAISYVQSGRGPLGEPLPEKQVESGKAWAKRELVSGRKVRTLDQQQVVETCLFTVYPGVLVDIDWKITTKNLVYTVRNIDRKTDRIIITGEADGRHDRAGD, from the coding sequence ATGAGCCTGAAACCGGGTGATATGAACTGTCGCATTGCAATTAGCTACGTTCAGTCCGGTCGTGGGCCGCTGGGCGAACCGCTACCGGAAAAGCAGGTTGAATCGGGAAAAGCGTGGGCAAAACGGGAGCTGGTATCGGGGCGAAAAGTCCGCACGCTGGATCAGCAGCAGGTGGTGGAAACCTGCCTGTTCACGGTCTATCCGGGCGTGCTGGTTGATATTGACTGGAAAATCACGACGAAAAATCTGGTTTATACCGTCCGGAATATCGACCGCAAAACAGACCGGATCATTATCACGGGGGAGGCTGACGGGCGGCATGATAGAGCTGGCGATTAA
- a CDS encoding head-tail connector protein, giving the protein MILTLDDVKTQLRLELDFTEHDAMLTQMVNAAQRSIERDYYCKLVTSDEELQALPETVRGFIADEDIRLAIQFLVSDAYLNGHTGQWLETTAVRHLLFPLQEHTL; this is encoded by the coding sequence TTGATACTGACATTGGATGATGTGAAAACCCAGCTACGCCTGGAACTGGACTTCACGGAGCATGATGCCATGCTCACGCAAATGGTGAACGCCGCGCAGCGGAGCATCGAGCGTGATTACTACTGCAAGCTGGTCACCAGTGATGAAGAGCTGCAGGCGCTCCCGGAGACCGTCCGCGGATTTATCGCGGATGAAGATATCCGGCTGGCTATTCAGTTTCTGGTCAGCGATGCGTATCTGAATGGCCATACCGGACAGTGGCTGGAAACCACTGCGGTGAGGCATCTTCTTTTCCCCCTGCAGGAGCATACGCTATGA
- a CDS encoding phage major capsid protein — MPQIEELRRQRAGINEQVQALATIDASGSTLTAEQLTEFANLQQQFTDISAKIERLEAAERAAALVAKPVKATQQAPGIIVKQEPKQYTGAGMTRLVMSVAAGAGNLQDAAKFASEELNDQSVSMAISTAAASGGVLIPQNLHSEVIELLSDRTIVRKLGARPVPLPNGNMTLPRVAGGATASYTGENKDAKTSETRFDDVKLTAKTLIAMVPISNALIGRAGFNVEQLVLQDILTAISVREDKAFMRDDGTGDTPIGMKARATQWNRLLPWEADAAINLNTVDEYLDKIILMAMDGNSNMISSGWGMSNRTYMKLFGLRDGNGNKVYPEMAQGLLKGYPVQRTSAIPANLGTGGKETEIYFADFNDVVIAEDGNMKVDFSKEASYIDADGTLVSAFSRNQSLIRVVTEHDIGFRHPEGLVLGTGVLF; from the coding sequence ATGCCACAGATTGAAGAATTGCGTCGTCAGCGTGCGGGTATCAACGAACAGGTTCAGGCCCTGGCAACCATTGACGCCAGCGGCAGCACGCTGACTGCGGAGCAGCTGACGGAGTTTGCGAACCTGCAGCAGCAGTTCACTGATATCAGCGCCAAAATTGAACGCCTGGAAGCCGCCGAACGTGCTGCGGCGCTGGTCGCAAAACCCGTGAAAGCGACTCAGCAGGCCCCCGGCATTATTGTTAAGCAGGAGCCTAAACAGTACACCGGTGCTGGCATGACCCGACTGGTTATGTCTGTCGCCGCAGGCGCAGGGAATCTGCAGGACGCGGCAAAATTCGCTTCAGAAGAGCTGAATGACCAGTCCGTATCGATGGCCATTTCCACCGCAGCGGCGTCCGGTGGTGTGCTTATTCCGCAGAACCTCCACAGTGAGGTGATCGAGCTACTGAGCGACCGAACCATCGTCCGCAAGCTGGGCGCCCGTCCCGTTCCGCTGCCTAACGGTAATATGACGCTACCACGCGTGGCCGGTGGAGCAACGGCAAGCTACACAGGAGAAAACAAAGACGCCAAGACATCAGAAACACGCTTTGATGATGTAAAACTTACGGCGAAAACTCTGATTGCGATGGTGCCTATTTCCAATGCACTGATTGGCCGCGCCGGATTCAACGTCGAGCAGCTGGTCCTGCAGGATATTCTGACCGCCATCTCAGTGCGTGAGGATAAAGCCTTTATGCGCGATGACGGTACCGGCGATACACCGATTGGTATGAAGGCGCGCGCGACGCAGTGGAACCGCCTGCTGCCGTGGGAAGCTGATGCAGCGATCAACCTGAACACAGTTGACGAGTACCTGGACAAGATCATTTTGATGGCGATGGACGGCAACAGCAATATGATCAGCAGCGGCTGGGGCATGTCGAACCGTACCTATATGAAGTTGTTTGGGCTGCGTGACGGCAACGGCAACAAAGTCTATCCGGAAATGGCTCAGGGATTACTTAAAGGATATCCGGTTCAGCGTACCAGCGCGATCCCTGCGAATCTGGGGACCGGGGGTAAGGAGACTGAGATTTACTTTGCTGACTTCAATGATGTGGTTATCGCTGAAGACGGCAATATGAAAGTCGACTTCTCGAAGGAAGCCTCTTACATCGATGCCGATGGCACCCTGGTATCTGCGTTTTCCCGTAACCAGTCGCTAATCCGCGTTGTTACTGAGCATGATATTGGCTTCCGTCATCCGGAAGGCCTGGTGCTGGGTACCGGCGTCCTGTTCTAA